The following proteins are co-located in the Thermodesulfobacteriota bacterium genome:
- the gltX gene encoding glutamate--tRNA ligase — protein MASAVRVRFAPAPTGLLHIGNARTALYNYLFARKEKGTFILRIEDTDAERSTEASIEAILEDLRWLGIDWEEGPDVGGPRGPYRQSMRVSLYRDYAEQLFREGKVYKCFCPPERLEALRKEQLSKGVMPRYDGRCRTLTKEEILKRESEGDRPVLRYRVERGTIVFEDLLHGRMSFDASGIGDFILVRSDGMAAYNFACVIDDHLMEISHVIRGDDHLSNTPRQILIYRAFGWQPPLFAHHPLILGQDRSPLSKRHGATAVSQYREEGFLPEALLNYLVLLGWSGPSKEEILSIEQIVTAFNISGLSRNAPIHSRKKLEWLNSHYIRRMSPEQLAFHLLPYLEKAGIDLKSLDQTFLGRVCHLLRENLFLLSQVEDYLGIFFDKKFAFDEEAKALLSSADKGDLLRTVFQAIQDWPEISEVTVSSLFRHLEEVTGQKGKGLYGLLRAAITGKMKGPELAKILPLLQKESILKRLQRAMELTRHGDSNL, from the coding sequence ATGGCCTCTGCCGTCCGCGTCCGGTTCGCCCCTGCTCCCACAGGCCTTCTCCACATCGGAAATGCCAGGACAGCCCTTTACAACTACCTCTTCGCTCGGAAAGAGAAAGGGACGTTCATTTTGAGGATCGAGGACACGGATGCTGAACGATCCACCGAAGCCTCCATCGAGGCCATCCTCGAAGATCTCCGATGGCTCGGGATCGATTGGGAGGAGGGGCCCGATGTCGGCGGCCCCCGGGGGCCCTACCGTCAATCCATGCGAGTCTCCCTCTATCGCGATTACGCGGAACAACTCTTCAGAGAGGGCAAGGTCTATAAATGTTTCTGCCCTCCCGAGAGGCTCGAAGCCCTCCGAAAGGAGCAGCTCTCCAAAGGGGTGATGCCAAGATATGACGGAAGGTGCCGAACCCTCACAAAGGAAGAGATCCTGAAAAGGGAATCGGAGGGAGACCGGCCGGTCCTCCGATACCGTGTGGAGAGAGGGACCATCGTCTTCGAAGACCTCCTCCACGGTCGGATGAGTTTCGATGCCTCGGGGATCGGAGACTTCATCCTGGTCCGTTCCGACGGAATGGCAGCCTACAATTTCGCCTGCGTCATCGATGACCACCTGATGGAGATCTCCCATGTGATCCGCGGGGACGATCACCTCTCCAACACGCCCAGGCAGATCCTGATCTACCGGGCCTTCGGGTGGCAACCACCCCTCTTCGCCCACCACCCCCTGATCCTCGGCCAAGACCGCTCGCCGTTGAGCAAACGGCACGGGGCCACCGCGGTCTCGCAGTACCGCGAGGAGGGTTTCCTGCCAGAGGCCCTTCTCAATTACCTCGTCCTCCTCGGCTGGTCGGGTCCCTCCAAAGAGGAGATCCTCTCGATCGAGCAGATCGTGACCGCCTTCAACATCTCTGGCCTTTCGAGGAATGCTCCCATCCATTCCCGGAAAAAATTGGAGTGGCTCAACAGCCACTATATCCGGAGGATGAGCCCCGAACAGCTCGCCTTTCATCTTCTCCCCTACCTTGAAAAGGCCGGGATTGACCTTAAGAGCCTTGACCAAACCTTTCTCGGCCGGGTCTGCCACCTCTTGAGGGAGAACCTCTTCCTCCTCTCCCAGGTGGAGGACTATCTCGGGATCTTCTTCGACAAAAAGTTCGCCTTTGACGAGGAGGCCAAGGCCTTGCTTTCCTCGGCCGATAAGGGCGATCTCCTCCGCACGGTCTTTCAGGCGATCCAGGATTGGCCCGAGATCTCCGAGGTCACCGTCTCCTCCTTGTTTCGACACCTCGAGGAGGTCACCGGTCAGAAGGGAAAAGGGCTTTACGGCCTTTTGCGG
- the ispF gene encoding 2-C-methyl-D-erythritol 2,4-cyclodiphosphate synthase has product MRIGFGYDVHPLVPNRPLILGGVRIPYLYGLQGHSDADALIHAICDALLGAIGEGDIGRHFPDTDPQYKDIKSTLLLRNVMAKVREKGFQVLHIDTTIVAQRPKLIDFLPRMVAEIAQTLEIDPSRVNVKATTTEGLGFAGRGEGIGAYAVALLEEKTI; this is encoded by the coding sequence ATGAGAATCGGTTTCGGTTACGATGTCCATCCCCTGGTACCCAACCGGCCCCTCATCCTCGGAGGAGTCCGCATCCCCTACCTCTACGGACTTCAGGGCCATTCCGATGCCGATGCCCTCATCCACGCCATCTGCGATGCCTTGCTGGGCGCCATCGGAGAGGGAGACATCGGAAGGCACTTTCCCGATACCGATCCCCAGTACAAGGACATCAAGAGCACCCTCCTCTTAAGAAACGTCATGGCGAAGGTGAGGGAAAAGGGGTTTCAGGTCCTCCATATTGACACCACCATCGTGGCTCAGAGGCCTAAGCTGATCGACTTCCTTCCCAGGATGGTGGCCGAGATTGCCCAGACCCTCGAGATCGATCCCTCCCGGGTCAATGTGAAGGCCACCACCACCGAAGGGCTGGGTTTCGCAGGACGGGGCGAGGGCATCGGGGCCTATGCGGTCGCCCTGCTGGAGGAGAAGACGATCTAA